In a single window of the Drosophila subpulchrella strain 33 F10 #4 breed RU33 chromosome X, RU_Dsub_v1.1 Primary Assembly, whole genome shotgun sequence genome:
- the LOC119558121 gene encoding protein GPR107 → MRAPGGDVKSIVVLAALAALLAAPLAVLGRKHHLEVRNDRRQYIALSTFGFYINGHLDVQLSKLTIDEEQPTDLLGLSLDKTTIDQLNPYLDSHQNKCILEESPKTQISGPILFFVLDLKELKVRVKCSPEWVNRHIYNQIPSRTKRNSRMAKISDSVLFRTTRDVQPYSAEGPDDFMMEPLEQEPAELKSSSPAVVAGKIELPKEEVPSKVDAPAPKVEAPKEEVAPKPDVAANLNASAKQELPAQPDAVPKPEEAVSKEKNEAEQEDVVVKKEEAPTKQDEAPAKPADAEAPKVEAPPPPPPAAPAQDNTQVDNKNEDTDSDAAPGNPFPHDDDSADDLYGAGSFKQSQEDLCKETMPLVKETINNVNYYAFNFSMLVATPRDEGLYNLYFHACPNYHSSKIMSFNVDIEENNNGNYLSAGEMPLPALYFMMSLLFFLSGLFWVFILKKSKHTVYKIHYLMAVLVFLKSLSLMFHSINYHFIEKRGEHVETWAILYYIAHLLKGAVLFITIVLIGTGWTFIKHILSDKDKKIFMIVIPLQVLANVAQIITDESDQSDAEFRTWHNIFFFVDLLCCGAILFPIVWSIRHLHEASATDGKAAINLRKLKLFRQFYIMIVCYIYFTRIIVDLLQMTVVFQYAWLDEMFREMATYVFFVLTGYKFRPVSSHPYFTVPDEDEDDDEVEVLTESGLTETVHRVKALNRNHGSGSGGITIIEGNDDERENLIAKRESSHEYD, encoded by the exons ATGCGTGCTCCCGGCGGGGATGTTAAATCAATAGTGGTGCTGGCGGCACTGGCGGCGCTCCTCGCCGCCCCCCTGGCGGTTCTCGGGCGCAAGCATCACCTGGAAGTCCGC AATGACAGGCGCCAGTACATCGCACTCAGCACCTTTGGGTTCTACATCAATGGCCACCTGGACGTGCAGCTCAGCAAGCTGACAATTGACGAGGAGCAGCCCACGGATTTG CTGGGCCTGTCGCTGGACAAGACCACCATTGACCAGCTGAATCCCTACCTGGACTCGCACCAGAACAAGTGCATACTGGAGGAGTCGCCCAAGACGCAGATCAGCGGTCCCATTCTGTTCTTCGTCCTGGACCTCAAGGAGCTCAA GGTTCGCGTGAAGTGCTCCCCCGAGTGGGTCAACAGGCACATCTACAACCAAATCCCCTCCAGGACCAAGCGGAACTCGCGCATGGCCAAGATCAGCGATTCGGTCTTGTTCCGCACCACTCGCGATGTCCAGCCCTACTCGGCCGAGGGTCCAGATGACTTCATGATGGAacccttggagcaggaaccCGCTGAGCTGAAGTCCTCATCGCCTGCTGTGGTGGCGGGTAAAATTGAGTTGCCCAAGGAAGAGGTTCCTTCCAAAGTGGATGCCCCTGCCCCAAAAGTTGAGGCGCCCAAAGAGGAGGTTGCCCCCAAGCCAGATGTGGCTGCCAATCTGAATGCTTCTGCCAAGCAGGAGCTGCCTGCTCAACCAGATGCGGTCCCAAAGCCAGAGGAAGCCGTCTCCAAGGAAAAGAACGAAGCTGAGCAAGAGGATGTAGTCGTAAAAAAGGAGGAAGCCCCAACCAAACAGGATGAAGCCCCAGCAAAACCAGCAGACGCAGAAGCTCCCAAAGTGGAGgccccaccaccaccaccaccagctgcTCCGGCTCAAGATAACACACAAGTGGACAACAAAAATGAGGATACCGATTCGGATGCAGCTCCCGGCAATCCCTTTCCCCACGACGACGACTCTGCGGACGATCTATATGGAGCCGGCTCGTTCAAGCAGTCGCAGGAGGACCTGTGCAAGGAGACCATGCCACTGGTCAAGGAGACCATCAACAATGTGAACTACTATGCCTTCAACTTCTCCATGCTGGTGGCCACGCCCCGCGACGAGGGCCTATACAACCTGTACTTCCACGCCTGTCCCAACTATCACAGCTCCAAGATTATGTCCTTCAAT GTGGACATTGAGGAGAACAACAATGGCAACTACTTGTCGGCCGGGGAGATGCCCTTGCCAGCCCTGTACTTCATGATGAGCCTGCTTTTCTTCCTATCCGGTCTCTTCTGGgtgtttattttgaaaaagaGCAA GCACACTGTGTATAAAATACACTATTTGATGGCCGTGCTGGTGTTTCTCAAGTCGCTCTCGCTGATGTTCCACTCGATCAACTATCACTTCATCGAGAAGCGGGGCGAACATGTGGAGACCTGGGCCATCCTTTACTACATTGCCCACCTGCTCAAGGGCGCCGTGCTCTTCATCACCATCGTGCTGATTGGCACTGGCTGGACTTTCATCAAGCACATTCTCTCGGACAAGGACAAGAAGATTTTCATGATTGTGATCCCGCTGCAG GTGCTGGCCAACGTGGCCCAGATCATTACGGATGAGTCGGACCAGAGCGACGCCGAGTTCCGCACCTGGCACAACATCTTCTTCTTCGTGGACCTGCTCTGCTGCGGCGCCATCCTGTTCCCGATCGTCTGGTCCATCCGGCATCTGCATGAGGCCTCGGCAACCGATGGCAAGGCGGCCATCAATCTGCGCAAACTGAAGCTCTTCCGCCAATTCTACATCATGATCGTGTGCTACATCTACTTTACGCGGATCATCGTCGACCTGCTGCAGATGACCGTGGTGTTCCAGTACGCCTGGCTGGACGAGATGTTCCGCGAGATGGCCACCTATGTGTTCTTCGTGCTCACGGGATACAAGTTCCGCCCGGTCTCGTCGCATCCATACTTCACCGTGccggacgaggacgaggacgacgaCGAGGTGGAGGTGCTCACCGAATCCGGCCTCACGGAGACGGTGCACCGGGTGAAGGCGCTGAACCGGAACCACGGCAGCGGCTCGGGCGGCATCACCATCATCGAGGGCAACGACGATGAGCGCGAGAATCTGATTGCCAAGCGGGAATCAAGCCATGAGTACGATTAG
- the LOC119555961 gene encoding ETV5-related protein Ets96B, with product MTTRREDMAWISRSSRSHSHLHLLLLLPILAVPLAAGFGNEYVHIKVHVPKEESSAEAVPPPHKVIHHFHHHPHPHQLLRNRGRARPKASPLLESVILSDLDKPLHMSEHTEYLNHAKELADHLAETYAKKPPPPPPPKKKVNTYTIIEEQQRPHGYDYEDHQEHGVETYRVIESRPKQQHHHHHHHPHHQQQHLEAEEEEEDGDVGYHYQGGAKAHHSLGIGAYAEPAPVEEPLEQEPDAGYSYSPPSHSYSPPSLAHRGSKANRAPAYTLEAPQESAYGYDYSRHSAGSSSDFRPSVQVPSSDPYGEEEPAETYGPPRRRRPSSHVDWPEAKGFNSAAAETYSGVDSYNVGHVQGYQYSGPYL from the coding sequence ATGACCACTCGACGCGAAGACATGGCATGGATTAGCCGTAGCTCCCGGTCGCATTCCCATCTCCATCTGCTTCTTCTGCTGCCCATCTTGGCGGTTCCCCTGGCGGCAGGTTTCGGCAACGAGTACGTCCACATCAAGGTGCATGTGCCCAAGGAGGAGTCATCAGCGGAGGCGGTGCCCCCGCCGCACAAGGTTATCCATCACTTCCACCACCATCCGCATCCACACCAGCTTCTCCGGAACCGCGGACGAGCCCGTCCCAAGGCCAGTCCGCTGCTGGAGAGCGTGATCCTCTCGGATCTGGACAAACCGCTGCACATGAGCGAGCATACGGAGTATCTGAACCACGCCAAGGAGCTGGCCGACCATCTGGCGGAGACCTACGCCAAGAAGCCACCCCCACCGCCGCCGCCCAAGAAGAAGGTCAACACCTACACCATCATAGAGGAGCAGCAACGGCCACATGGCTACGACTACGAGGATCACCAGGAGCACGGTGTGGAGACGTATCGGGTGATTGAGTCGCGGCCCAAGCAGCAGCATCAccatcaccaccaccacccccatcatcagcagcagcatctggaggcggaggaggaggaggaggatggGGATGTGGGCTATCACTATCAGGGTGGGGCGAAAGCGCATCACTCTCTGGGCATTGGCGCCTATGCCGAGCCCGCTCCCGTGGAGGAGCCCCTGGAGCAGGAGCCGGACGCGGGCTACAGTTACTCCCCGCCCAGTCACTCCTACAGCCCGCCCAGCCTCGCCCATCGCGGCTCCAAGGCCAACCGAGCACCAGCCTACACCTTGGAGGCGCCGCAAGAATCCGCCTATGGATACGATTACTCCAGACACTCGGCCGGAAGTAGCAGCGACTTCCGTCCGTCCGTTCAGGTGCCATCCAGCGATCCGTACGGCGAGGAGGAGCCGGCGGAGACCTATGGACCACCTAGACGTCGACGGCCATCCAGCCACGTGGATTGGCCCGAGGCCAAGGGATTCAACAGTGCCGCCGCGGAGACGTATAGCGGCGTCGATAGCTACAATGTGGGGCACGTCCAGGGCTACCAGTACAGTGGGCCCTACCTGTAG
- the LOC119558132 gene encoding gustatory receptor 8a, giving the protein MSGRLGRVLEFHLRLYQVLGFHGLPLPGDGSPARTRRQLMAWSLFLLISLSGLIITCLTSGEEFLYRGDTFGCVNDALKYIFAELAVAAIYLETLTSQRHLANFWWLHAKLGGRRVGAASLRSEFQQYRRYLVSLYGMMCCELLLHLGLWQVQPLTNHMFLFWSSYEPLVCLTYMRNIQFVLHLELLREQLTALERELGLLAEYSRFASETGRSFPGFESFLRRRLLHKQRLYSDVYDMLKCFLGAFNFSILAVLLTINIRIAVDCYFMYYSMYNNVVNIDYYLILPALLEIPAFIYASQSCMVIVPRIAHQLHNIVTDSGCCSCPDLSLQIQNFSLQLLHQPVRIDCLGLTTLDCSLLTRIACSVGTYMIYTIQFIPKFSNQYM; this is encoded by the exons ATGAGCGGCCGTTTGGGTCGGGTCCTGGAGTTCCACCTGCGGCTCTACCAGGTGCTCGGCTTCCATGGACTGCCCTTGCCGGGTGACGGGAGTCCGGCGCGCACCAGGCGGCAGCTGATGGCCTGGAGCCTATTCCTGCTGATCTCGCTGAGCGGCCTGATCATCACCTGCCTGACCAGCGGCGAGGAGTTCCTCTATCGCGGCGACACGTTCGGTTGCGTCAACGATGCTTTAAAGTACATATTCGCCGAGTTGGCCGTGGCGGCCATATATCTGGAGACCCTGACCAGCCAGCGGCACCTGGCCAATTTCTGGTGGCTCCACGCCAAGCTGGGGGGCCGGAGAGTAGGTGCGGCCAGCCTGCGGAGCGAGTTCCAGCAGTATCGCCGCTATCTGGTCTCCCTCTACGGGATGATGTGCTGCGAGCTGCTGCTCCACTTGGGATTGTGGCAGGTGCAGCCGCTGACCAATCACATGTTCCTGTTCTGGAGCAGCTACGAGCCACTCGTCTGCCTCACATACATGCGAAACATTCAGTTTGTGCTGCACCTGGAGCTGCTCCGGGAGCAGCTGACCGCCCTGGAGCGGGAACTGGGTCTGCTGGCGGAGTACTCGCGGTTTGCCAGCGAGACGGGCCGGAGTTTCCCCGGCTTCGAGAGTTTTCTGCGCCGTAGACTGCTGCACAAGCAGCGACTCTACAGCGATGTGTACGACATGCTCAAGTGTTTCCTGGGCGCCTTCAACTTCTCCATCCTGGCCGTCCTGCTCACCATCAACATCCGCATTGCCGTGGACTGCTACTTCATGTACTACAGCATGTACAACAATGTGGTCAACATAG ATTACTACTTGATCCTGCCCGCCTTGCTGGAGATTCCCGCCTTCATATACGCCTCGCAGAGCTGCATGGTCATTGTGCCGAGGATTGCCCACCAGCTGCACAATATAGTCACTGATTCCGGCTGCTGCAGCTGTCCCGATCTCTCCCTGCAG ATCCAAAACTTTTCGCTGCAGCTTCTGCATCAGCCGGTGAGAATAGATTGTCTGGGCCTAACCACACTGGATTGCAGTCTTCTCACGCGG ATAGCCTGTTCGGTTGGAACCTACATGATCTACACCATTCAGTTTATACCCAAATTCAGCAATCAGTATATGTAA